In the genome of Rhopalosiphum padi isolate XX-2018 chromosome 1, ASM2088224v1, whole genome shotgun sequence, the window CCACGATTCGCGGCGGTGTGTAAGGAGACTCGCACGAAGTTTCTCGGTGTGCGAACCGCAAAAACTTTTACTCTTACAGGATGACgatttcatcaaaataataatatgtatatactaaaaaataataatataattgcagcAATAGCGATGATGGCAATAAACGACACGTTATATTATTCGCGCGACGAAACGGtgttcgtatttattttattttatgtttgcgGGTCTTCGAAGCGACGGCCGTCCCGGGTACAGAGGGTGTCGCCGCCGCCTTGGCCGTTGTCGTGGTGGTAGTCCGGTCGGTCCGCGTCCGTTTTGCATATACGTCGCTGCCGCCACCGTCGTACacactacattataatatacgcgatcGATacagagatttaaaaaaatatatgtatataaatataaaaaaaacactttccCCTCCGCCGCTCGGACTTTAAGGGTTGTGCGGCCCGTAGAGGGCGGGTGGTGGTCGGCAAGGGGTAGCCGCGTccgcgttatattatattaagcgacggacacacacacacacatacacacacatggaCATCGGCGCACACGCACGGCCGTGCTGCTgaggcgacggcggcggcggctggcCATTGATTGAACCGAATTAATACAcggaatacattatattatgcgcGCGCGTATATTGCGGCGTTGTCGCGCAAGAGACCATACacggtcgccgccgccgccgtcgtcgccgTCGAAGGCGGTGGAAGCGGATGCAAAGGCGGTGTCGGTCAGCGCGCGTAGaaacgacatattatatatacatatacatatacatatacatacatatacatatatatatatatatatatatatacgcacacacacacgatatACATAAAGGCTGCGAATGGGCGGTGAGACGACGGGGGTGTATGTATATGGACGTTGACGGTCGGTGACGGCGGCGGGCGAGGAGGATGAATATTATTCTCGGAAGCTATTCGCATTTTCGGACGCTATACACCGTctctctgtgtgtgtgtgtgtgtgtgtgtagggtTCTCAGAtatgcacacacacatacactcgcacgcgtacacacacacacacacagagacGGACCAGCGTAcgtgcgcgcgcacacacacactcacacacacttCTCCCCTCCGTTCTAATATGTATTATGCGTATATCGTACATATacacactgtataatattatatgtatatatatatatgtatttacgcGTCGTAACGGCGGCGTGCGCGAGAGCGAGACGGAGCGACCGAGTGCACGGGAATCCGCCTCGGCCGGCGCGGGTAGTACGTCCGGCCGCCGTCAGAGGGTCGTGCCGCCGCCACCCCTAACCGCCCCGCGTACGTACGCCGGTAGGCGCGCGGAGCGCTGGTCATCGGGCCGGCGGGCGGTCACCGCCGCCGCCCCCGCCCCTATCGCAGAGCGCCGCCCGCCCGCCCACCGATCGGGCACGATAAAACCCCCCACGCCGCGCGCCCGACCTGGGCAAGCCGGACGGTCGGTCGGTCGGACGGCCGGCCGGTCGCCGCTCTACGCCACGCTCGCGCCCGCGGACCAACGCGGCGGCGGCATTCGAAAATTTCAGTCTTCTCGGTCACTCTGTCGGCACTCGTTTCATGTTTCCCCCCGAGGCACACCACACAGCACCCTGTCGATCGGCGGTGCGCGCACCACCGCCGCCCCAACCACCATCACCACCgacaccgtcgtcgtcgtcgtcgtcgtcgccgctgccgtcgtcgtcgtcgtcgtcatcgtcgtcgccgTAGTCGTcgtacacatacacacgcacacgcacacaccgcGCGCTCtcacaccaccaccaccaccataaCCACCACCACTACCATCACCGCCACCCCACTACCGATACCGCCGCCAAGCGACATCGCATCGTGTAGTGTACACACACACCGTCGGCATACACACGCGATATTTCGCCCCGTTCGTACCTCCGTCACCGGCTGCCCCGTGTCGTCGAGCACACATCACAATATCGCGCGCTCCGACTCGCACGGACGACGAACGCGCGTCACACACCGTCGAGAGACTCGTCGCGATttcttcggttttttttttttttttatcaaattatcggtttcgtattttggttttttttttctgttcgcttgacaaaaaacgaaaatattattttttttttttttaaagtcatcCGCCGACTCGTGACCGTATAAACACGTCCGTCACCTACCCACCAGTTgacgttttttaattttttttttttttttttttaaaaattttgcgATGTTTTTGCCCGCCAAACATGTTTTACCCGACCGCCAATGGCCACCCGGCGACACGCCGGCGTCACGCCGATGATGACGGTTCGCGCGCGGCATCACCGTCACCGCTACGACGAGTGTCGTTACTACAACACCGCCACCACtgatactactactactacactCACTACCACCACACCACTACCGTCGCCGCTACAGGACTGCTCTAGCGACAACAAAACAGTACGCTCAGCTGATTCTCATGTGCTCGCACGCCGAAGGAGAAGCTAATAacgtaagtttaatattttcgagttattctataattattccGCTTACACGTCGTATTACGTTACCGCcatcgtttttttattatatattataattatgaggtatttaatattaagtcgTGTACCGTTGGGTACTTGGGTTTATTACGAGCGTCGtaattcactaaaataatattttgctaaACAAGTCCGAAATCACGGGTGCTCATCGGCGttgtagtaattatttttcgCACGATTTAGTTTTGTTTAGGAGTTTCAGAGTTAGTGATATTAGTGTTTCtactgtatttattaatttgttcccGGACCGACCACCGAATAGCTAGCTCGTATTAATATATCTCCCTTGTCGCGGTGTCCACGGCAAAGATAAAATTCTCGACTAATTTAATGGTGGGAGGTTTTAAATATTCTGTAGCGTACATTATATTCTCGTGGGGTAAAACCAACCTCCACACCTCCGgcatattatttaccaatagaaatatttttaacataaacacTATTCATACgtcatacctaatattatacgtattaattattattaagtttaattataatacagcgTTTAGTATCTACTTAATGATAAATTACATTTCCATTTTTTAGTgaaaacgttattattttatcaatagacAGGTTGACTAGCTTTTCAGACATGCCCCGAAAGTCTGTGCTTGTCGTTTGTCGGGtaattagtaaaatgtatagttcTGGGATTTAAGTTGAACGTAAAACAATGTTCGTATCGCTattgattttgtataaatatactgtatggtcttaacaaatgaaaaaattatacacgtaattattgagaaaatcaaaactaataaatattatttcgatgGGGCTAAGTCTCGGTAAGACCCTCCTCCAATGTTCgctcgacataataatatagtcctcGGTGAATTAAGATCGTTATTATTGCCATAAACCGTGGTGACATTGAACGATATTATTCGAGTTTGTATAAATTCCGCGGGACGAAAATACACCAGGCGCGTATTAAATTTCCCTACACACATCGTCGGACGATAATAAAGCAATAAAGCGCGATCGGCGAGCGACACACATCGATcgcgataacaatattattatactattattcgtCCAGGTTATACacgaatattgttatttttccgATACTCGTGTGGATTACATGTTATTAATACAGCTGTAGGTACACGACGCGCGCGCGTAGTCGATCGTAATAAGCCGTCACACGACgatattcaattattgtatattcCGACAGTTTTTGTTTTCCGATTTACGCTTAGCATATATGGGTCGCGAATTATTTAGGTGAACACTCGTAAACGATTTTCTACACTCTGTAAATTCGCCGCCGTGTATTCCacactattatattactgtttttatttattaatacataatattgtaataatatccaCGACGAACACATCGATGCCCGAGATTTCAAATTCTCGTTTCTACACGGTTTCTGGCGGCGGGACCATGCCGTACTTGCTACCCGGTACGTATTTAGACCGTTTTACAtcacacgatattattattattaagcatcTCAAATGACGTTGTTCACGCGCAATGTgcataaaattgtatgtatttttgtaaaaatattaattataatttataagtcgaGTAATCTGTGTATGGCGACGCGCAGTACAATAATGATGTTCCGCATCGATCGGTTGAAAGCTTATACTATTAcgtactgtaaaatattatcgtgTTATAAAACGTCGACAGTGAGAGTGAATCTAAACAAAATAGTTActcataatatcgtattattattattattatgactgttATAACAGGTATGTCGATTAGCGTGAGTCATTCCTCGTTGCGCACCGCGATCAAATCGTTgcattcgtgtttttttttagtttttttataaaatataataatataattactatactaACCGCacaaacatacacacacacgagcGCCCCCGCCAGAAATGCCATATAAACgtaattaaaaatcgttatttttgacAAGACTTGTATGAGATATTAACCCCCCCCCTAACCGTTCCCACCGGTTAAAAGATAATTGGTATACCAAGGTATATTATGACGTGGTGGCCGGTTATTGTGACGTTAAGACGCGATATTAATCGATATTTGAACGTAAAAATACGAGACTCGAgttaatggaaaaataaatcGGAAGTTTACGCGTTATCGGCTGAAATGTCgacgtaataataacaatattagtgTCTGGCGGTGGCccgcggcggtggtggtggtggtggtggtggtggtgttgTAATACATCGCGCGCGCACCGTCGTCGGCGAGAGTGTTTCGAAGTTTTTATCGCCCGACCCCGACCTTGACATACCCCGTGCCTTCGTTTAGTGCGGCATTTCCGTCGTAAACGGCGTAAGTACACACGTCTGAACGCAACTCGACCGAATCGTGTACacgtcatgtatataatattattattattattattatgatcggtGTGCAgagggtatatattatacatctatataatgataataatagtaatataataacacggAAATCGCTGCTATACGTTTTTCACACAACGGAGtggaaaaaaaaccaaaacaaacCGATTTGTCGTAATAATcgacaatatttattatcaccATTATTTGTATTGCGCGTTTTTCAGCGTTTGTCGTCGCGAGCGTTACACTTGTCACCGCATACAAACACACGGCACACCGCGCACAGGTGATATACGCTCGATGGCGGTCGacgcgggggggggggggtgggaGGTCGATTAATTGGCCCCGTGTGTGTGAGAGGAGATGTGTACGTACGTAAATTACACAGGTCGTATACACTTGTCACAGCGGGTGGGCGGCGCCCCGACGAGGGGTCGCGACTtcgtatatacatgtatagtatGGTTTatgtatacgtaaatatattattatttgtattttatacgcgGTGGCCAGCGCAGCACCGTCGGCCGCGAGGGGGTGTATGTACACCATTGCGCTCCGCCGATTacgaacatttaaatattatcattcgtTATTTTCGGACACGTAAAAAGCGTAAAAATCACATAATAACCATCCATACCTATTAcgcatgcataataatatatcggccCCGATGATCGTTAAATGCCTCGCGCGGCCGCCACCACCTCTGTCCTCGTCCGTCTTTCGCCCGCGCCCACTCGCGCTAACCCGCGGCCCGCGTGTCCCCGACAACACTTGCTGTGcgcaaacaataattatgactaACGCGTATTCGTGTGTTTTTTCTCGTTTTCAGCGCACGTAGTCATGGAGATGCAGATAAGCAACGCGTCCGAGTTCCCGTTGTACCACTCGATGGCGACGGGACCGCACTCGTTCCAGCTTCCCGGCGCCATACCACCCGTCACCACCATACCGTCGTACAAGAACACCATGTTCCCGGACAGGCTGGGCGGCTTCTATTACGACTCGGCGGGCGTCACGCACGCCATGCCCGCCGAACGGTGCGACCGGTGCTACGTCGAACTGTCGATGATCAGCAGTGGCCACCACTTCGGCAAGAAGCTGTGCGGCATGTGCGCGGCCAAGGAACAGCAAGTGTCGCCCAAGGTGGAGACCGAAATCCTGGACTTGGACTCGCAGCAGGTCATGtcgcagcaacagcaacaacagcagcagcaacaacaacaacaacagcaacaacaggACACCAAAGCGTTCTTGCAGCACGGCGTCGTCGTGCCGCCCGGTTACGACAGGCCGCCGCAGCCAcccccaccgccgccgccggcgGTCGAGTGGCCCGGCTACTTTCAGCCGCAACAGAATACGCTGTCCGGCGAACACCTGTCACCCGACTACAACAACGTGTCGACCACGACCACCACACCGCCGACGATGATGGGCGGGTCACCGCCTTCCGACATGCAACAACAGCAACAGTACCAGGCCAACTTTGACGGTGGCGGGTACGCGGTCGACTCGAACCAACAGCCCGGCGGAGGCGGAAGCggaagcggcggcggcgggtccGGGTCCGGGACCAAAGGAAACGGGTCGTGGAAGTCAAACGAGGCCCGGCGCGCCAAAACTTACGAGTGTCCGGCTTGCGACAAGTGGTTCACCAGTTCGGGTCACCTGAAACGGCACTACGGCACGCAGTTGCACAAGAACGCGGTCAAGCAGAGCGGCAAACCAGATCCCGCGCTTTTGCCCATGAAACATCACTATCACCCGTACCGGGATCCGGCATACGTAGCGCAACAGAAGCTCAAGCAGCAGCAGCAGAACGGGTCGTCGTTGCACAAGCAACAGTCGTCCATGATGATGCCAGCCGACTTCCGCCCCGTCACGTCCACGTCATCGTTCAACACCGATTCTTTTTTAGAGCTGACTCCCCCAAACCTGACAGCAAGCCTCTCGGACAGTTTGGGGGGAACCCAATTCCTACCGGCCCGTCGGCCGgtcagcaacagcagcagcagcagcaacagcaacaacagcagTACGGCAGGTTTCACGGACGAGATGCAAACTTCTTCTTATcccaacaacaacagcagcaaatACCGGGCGGACCTAACGGTGGTCCGTACGGCGTCCCTCCACCCGGCCACGTCGTTCCCCGGCCACCGGCAGTCGACGGCGGGTCAACAAGCGCTTTCGGCATACCTGCACCACCAGATCACGGATACCATCCAGCCATACACCACCCAGGGTTCTATGATCCAAACAACTACCAACACGGATTTGTACACCACTATGCCCGACAATAACGGCCGTGGTGGCCATGTCTACCA includes:
- the LOC132918048 gene encoding myb-like protein AA isoform X1 is translated as MPEISNSRFYTVSGGGTMPYLLPAHVVMEMQISNASEFPLYHSMATGPHSFQLPGAIPPVTTIPSYKNTMFPDRLGGFYYDSAGVTHAMPAERCDRCYVELSMISSGHHFGKKLCGMCAAKEQQVSPKVETEILDLDSQQVMSQQQQQQQQQQQQQQQQQDTKAFLQHGVVVPPGYDRPPQPPPPPPPAVEWPGYFQPQQNTLSGEHLSPDYNNVSTTTTTPPTMMGGSPPSDMQQQQQYQANFDGGGYAVDSNQQPGGGGSGSGGGGSGSGTKGNGSWKSNEARRAKTYECPACDKWFTSSGHLKRHYGTQLHKNAVKQSGKPDPALLPMKHHYHPYRDPAYVAQQKLKQQQQNGSSLHKQQSSMMMPADFRPVTSTSSFNTDSFLELTPPNLTASLSDSLGGTQFLPARRPVSNSSSSSNSNNSSTAGFTDEMQTSSYPNNNSSKYRADLTVVRTASLHPATSFPGHRQSTAGQQALSAYLHHQITDTIQPYTTQGSMIQTTTNTDLYTTMPDNNGRGGHVYQLHHHPQPNHLEQPYHHGNAIARNQHQHQLPPLPPSHHHQRTVEYQQPSTTVPPSQYQQQPQQNHQRQLHVLQQRNIKLEPVEQVEYNSVDDTPMASPDSSIDHHHHHLQHHQQMHHYHPQYQGLLVVAPISPQSPPPAVPLPPQHLDEDTMVSDSGGSVDLDTGSPPNFNGSCAELSSSHSSLAKKFRKATRVSCDLCNKDFTDKCYKTQHDQRFHSGEKPYRCGVCGKRFGEHKQLQVHELRHNDSNKAFPCTVCTKSFNFKNDLDRHFMSSHSADKPYQCVQCEKKFVRLDHKRHHEKTHDDAAEKTKKKKKAAAAEMTSGRYGGQQLQLAEDQS
- the LOC132918048 gene encoding rac guanine nucleotide exchange factor JJ isoform X2, with translation MEMQISNASEFPLYHSMATGPHSFQLPGAIPPVTTIPSYKNTMFPDRLGGFYYDSAGVTHAMPAERCDRCYVELSMISSGHHFGKKLCGMCAAKEQQVSPKVETEILDLDSQQVMSQQQQQQQQQQQQQQQQQDTKAFLQHGVVVPPGYDRPPQPPPPPPPAVEWPGYFQPQQNTLSGEHLSPDYNNVSTTTTTPPTMMGGSPPSDMQQQQQYQANFDGGGYAVDSNQQPGGGGSGSGGGGSGSGTKGNGSWKSNEARRAKTYECPACDKWFTSSGHLKRHYGTQLHKNAVKQSGKPDPALLPMKHHYHPYRDPAYVAQQKLKQQQQNGSSLHKQQSSMMMPADFRPVTSTSSFNTDSFLELTPPNLTASLSDSLGGTQFLPARRPVSNSSSSSNSNNSSTAGFTDEMQTSSYPNNNSSKYRADLTVVRTASLHPATSFPGHRQSTAGQQALSAYLHHQITDTIQPYTTQGSMIQTTTNTDLYTTMPDNNGRGGHVYQLHHHPQPNHLEQPYHHGNAIARNQHQHQLPPLPPSHHHQRTVEYQQPSTTVPPSQYQQQPQQNHQRQLHVLQQRNIKLEPVEQVEYNSVDDTPMASPDSSIDHHHHHLQHHQQMHHYHPQYQGLLVVAPISPQSPPPAVPLPPQHLDEDTMVSDSGGSVDLDTGSPPNFNGSCAELSSSHSSLAKKFRKATRVSCDLCNKDFTDKCYKTQHDQRFHSGEKPYRCGVCGKRFGEHKQLQVHELRHNDSNKAFPCTVCTKSFNFKNDLDRHFMSSHSADKPYQCVQCEKKFVRLDHKRHHEKTHDDAAEKTKKKKKAAAAEMTSGRYGGQQLQLAEDQS